One genomic region from Candidatus Reconcilbacillus cellulovorans encodes:
- a CDS encoding type III-A CRISPR-associated RAMP protein Csm5, giving the protein MRAMQARNETFAAVYGLRVTALTPVHVGSAEGELAPFEYVQGRERIWPVSAHALFRLLREEGLFEDYVRYTVETPGGRAASLDGYLDWKGRPTLREDIVRRCALRAIAKPERMDITGAFRTMTTAAVAGENDLRRVPYIPGSSLKGAVRTAVLYRMLGESEEQRRGIFAEIARAEEMQRRASAEMNNDRRKQLKNKVDETIKSAGKRMDRLARYGADEPNTDGFRGLRFGDALPAYGSKGESAESLTEAAEIAIVSLNPPGRGGWHFSKARVFAEVLPAGTVLNAELEMADYVWKALRSESARGPSGDLREWLRDAEAKTVRLLEEEIAFYREAGLSTIVRRLEALREQKPTLRLGWGTGLLGTTPSALHMNAAERRMVREVGHFQKRQHDTFPQSRKVVVRSGAPADVLGWVKLEIEGERRL; this is encoded by the coding sequence GTGCGGGCGATGCAGGCGCGGAATGAAACGTTTGCGGCCGTGTACGGACTTCGCGTCACGGCGCTGACGCCGGTGCACGTCGGTTCGGCGGAAGGCGAGCTTGCCCCGTTTGAATATGTCCAGGGCCGCGAACGCATATGGCCGGTGTCGGCGCACGCCTTGTTCCGATTGTTGCGCGAAGAAGGGCTGTTCGAGGATTATGTGCGGTATACGGTCGAAACGCCGGGCGGCCGTGCGGCCTCATTAGACGGTTATCTCGATTGGAAAGGGCGTCCGACGTTGCGCGAAGACATCGTGCGGCGGTGCGCGTTGCGGGCGATTGCAAAGCCGGAGCGGATGGACATAACCGGTGCGTTCCGGACGATGACGACTGCGGCGGTCGCGGGGGAAAACGATCTCCGGCGCGTGCCGTACATTCCCGGTTCCAGCCTGAAGGGCGCCGTGCGGACGGCGGTGTTGTACCGGATGCTCGGGGAATCGGAAGAGCAGCGGCGCGGTATTTTCGCGGAAATCGCCAGAGCGGAGGAAATGCAACGCCGTGCGTCGGCTGAAATGAACAACGACAGACGCAAACAGCTGAAAAACAAGGTGGATGAGACAATCAAAAGCGCCGGCAAACGCATGGACCGGCTTGCGCGATACGGCGCCGACGAGCCCAACACCGACGGATTCCGCGGCCTGCGGTTCGGCGACGCTTTGCCGGCGTACGGATCGAAGGGTGAATCGGCCGAATCGCTGACGGAGGCAGCGGAAATCGCAATCGTCAGCCTGAATCCTCCCGGACGCGGCGGTTGGCATTTCAGCAAAGCGCGTGTTTTTGCCGAAGTGTTGCCGGCCGGAACGGTCTTAAACGCAGAACTCGAAATGGCGGATTACGTCTGGAAAGCGCTTCGATCGGAGTCAGCGAGGGGGCCGTCCGGCGACCTTCGCGAATGGCTGCGCGACGCCGAAGCGAAAACGGTGCGGCTCTTAGAAGAAGAGATCGCGTTTTACCGCGAGGCCGGGCTGTCGACGATCGTCCGTCGGCTGGAGGCGTTGCGTGAGCAGAAGCCGACACTTCGGCTCGGTTGGGGGACGGGGTTGCTCGGCACGACGCCCTCGGCGCTGCATATGAACGCGGCGGAGCGGCGTATGGTGCGCGAGGTCGGACATTTTCAGAAAAGGCAGCACGACACGTTTCCCCAATCGCGGAAAGTCGTCGTCCGCTCGGGGGCGCCCGCCGACGTGCTGGGGTGGGTGAAGCTTGAGATCGAGGGGGAACGCCGGCTTTGA
- a CDS encoding SprT family protein, with the protein MTDEELQQWVERISLDCFGKPFRHRAVFNRRLTTTGGRYFTRTHHIEISWRHYLAFGREEIEKIIKHELCHYHLHLERKGFRHRDADFRRLLERVGGSLHCRSVSPRRSLPYRYELVCRSCGMRYPRRRKMNPARYACGRCGGRLSLRTVASAPATDAGETPRPPDRHGKNRRRENRR; encoded by the coding sequence TTGACCGACGAGGAACTGCAACAGTGGGTAGAACGCATTTCGCTCGACTGCTTCGGCAAACCGTTCCGTCACCGCGCCGTGTTCAACCGCCGCCTGACGACGACCGGCGGCCGGTATTTCACCCGCACGCATCACATCGAGATCAGCTGGCGACACTACCTGGCGTTCGGACGCGAAGAAATCGAGAAGATCATCAAGCACGAGCTTTGCCATTACCATCTTCACCTTGAGAGGAAAGGTTTCCGACACCGCGACGCCGATTTCCGCCGGCTGCTGGAGCGCGTGGGCGGCAGCCTCCATTGCAGGTCGGTCTCGCCGCGCCGCAGCCTGCCGTACCGGTACGAGCTGGTATGCCGCTCCTGCGGCATGCGTTACCCGCGCCGCCGGAAAATGAACCCGGCTCGCTACGCCTGCGGCCGGTGCGGCGGCCGGCTGTCGCTTCGCACCGTCGCCTCCGCTCCCGCAACGGACGCCGGCGAAACGCCTCGGCCGCCCGACCGGCACGGCAAAAACCGCCGACGGGAAAATCGCCGATAA
- a CDS encoding hydrolase/acyltransferase codes for MPVMRYHIFQIGERLEFVEMPADYAYQLTALNRRLEKEIGKLTAPNVPQLARIVAECDNLELIDDSRRIVSGLEYVERLEREFAAVHETAYPLISLLTEIRALKAQLEHWREETGEDG; via the coding sequence ATGCCTGTGATGCGGTACCATATTTTTCAGATAGGGGAACGCCTCGAATTTGTCGAAATGCCGGCAGATTACGCGTACCAGCTGACAGCGCTGAACCGACGCCTGGAAAAAGAGATCGGCAAATTGACCGCGCCGAATGTGCCGCAGCTCGCCCGCATCGTCGCCGAGTGCGACAACCTCGAACTGATCGACGATTCGCGGCGGATCGTCTCCGGCCTGGAATATGTCGAGCGGCTGGAGCGCGAATTCGCCGCCGTCCATGAGACCGCTTACCCTCTGATCTCGCTCTTGACGGAAATTCGCGCGCTTAAGGCACAGCTCGAGCATTGGCGCGAGGAAACCGGCGAAGACGGTTGA